A region from the Metopolophium dirhodum isolate CAU chromosome 9, ASM1992520v1, whole genome shotgun sequence genome encodes:
- the LOC132952768 gene encoding facilitated trehalose transporter Tret1-like isoform X1 has product MNENNHYQYGIKSTLAQCWAISGVWFLQLQLGAQVMISTVVIGALENNASKDVNESLSITSEEASWFASLLYLFTPVGNILSLLLLDRFGHKKCMILTNIPSIIAQVILYFAENVKILYASSILMALTLGFSNAPSLAYAGEVCEPKLRGALTSALNVFYYGGSIILTMVYSITMQWRQTVLLTTVFPIMTIAILLTTPDSPMWLLAKGKHSKAHRNLSRLRGKVSYEKCENEFQEMVRYNSPSNNDEPTSSTCRHNFIDQKENTNAWKHLFEPEVIRAFRLMTIYFLFMNLLSGLPLLPYLVSILKEFGAPVNVEWTISFSMALSIVGSLMAVFLIRSLGKRFLTLFTLSICSVCYIAIGLIGVYWKNAEPLKSWTVLVLFLITILISSVGITPVSWTLVTEIFPAKSRNILCSVCTGVCFIITFFMTKYYPELSILVEFYNLFTIVGIVGLFGCIYFFFFLPETENKTLQEITEFFK; this is encoded by the exons ATGAATGAAAATAACCATTATCAATATGGCATAAAATCGACTTTAGCTCAg TGTTGGGCAATATCAGGAGTATGGTTCTTGCAACTCCAACTCGGTGCACAAGTCATGATATCCACCGTAGTTATTGGGGCCTTAGAGAATAACGCATCCAAAGACGTAAACGAATCTTTGAGTATAACAAGCGAAGAAGCATCTTGGTTCG CCAGTCTGTTATATTTGTTCACACCCGTGGGAAATATTCTATCTTTGCTTTTACTGGACCGATTTGGCCACAAGAAGTGTATGATACTGACAAACATACCGAGCATAATAGCACAGGTCATATTGTACTTCGCCGAAAACGTAAAAATACTGTACGCCAGCTCAATCCTGATGGCGTTAACTTTAGGGTTTTCCAACGCCCCGAGTCTCGCGTACGCCGGTGAAGTATGCGAACCAAAACTTAGAGGCGCTTTGACTTCGGCACTAAACGTATTTTACTATGGTGGATCCATAATTTTGACTATGGTGTACAGTATTACCATGCAATGGAGACAGACAGTGCTATTGACCACGGTGTTTCCAATTATGAccattgcaatattattaacg ACACCAGATTCTCCGATGTGGTTATTGGCCAAGGGAAAACATTCAAAAGCACACCGAAACCTCAGCCGGTTGAGAGGAAAAGTTTCGTAcgaaaaatgtgaaaatgaatTTCAAGAAATGGTCAGATACAACTCGCCCTCGAACAATGACGAACCGA CAAGCTCAACATGTCGTCACAATTTTATAGatcaaaaagaaaatacaaatgCTTGGAAACATCTTTTCGAGCCTGAAGTCATAAGAGCTTTTCGTTTGATgacgatatattttttgttcatgAATTTATTGTCTGGTTTACCATTATTACCATATTTAGTATCAATACTTAAAGAATTTGGCGCACCCGTGAACGTCGAATGGACAATA tccTTCTCGATGGCTCTTTCTATAGTAGGAAGTTTAATGGCAGTTTTTCTAATACGTTCACTAGGCAAACGATTTCTCACTTTGTTTACGTTATCGATTTGCTCCGTTTGCTATATAGCTATCGGACTAATCGGTGTTTATTGGAAAAATGCAGAACCATTAAAATCTTGGACAGTACTGGTACTTTttcttattactattttaatttcatcaGTTGGAATAACGCCAGTTTCATGGACTCTTGTCACCGAAATATTTCCTGCAaa gagtagaaatattttatgcagTGTTTGCACGGGTGTCTGTTTTATCATTACTTTTTTCATGACAAAATATTACCCGGAATTGTCAATATTAGtggaattttataatttatttactatagttgGTATTGTTGGTTTATTtggttgtatatatttttttttttttctaccagaaaccgaAAACAAAACTTTGCAAGAAATCACGGAGTTCTTCAAATAG
- the LOC132952768 gene encoding facilitated trehalose transporter Tret1-like isoform X2 — MNENNHYQYGIKSTLAQCWAISGVWFLQLQLGAQVMISTVVIGALENNASKDVNESLSITSEEASWFASLLYLFTPVGNILSLLLLDRFGHKKCMILTNIPSIIAQVILYFAENVKILYASSILMALTLGFSNAPSLAYAGEVCEPKLRGALTSALNVFYYGGSIILTMVYSITMQWRQTVLLTTVFPIMTIAILLTTPDSPMWLLAKGKHSKAHRNLSRLRGKVSYEKCENEFQEMVRYNSPSNNDEPNQKENTNAWKHLFEPEVIRAFRLMTIYFLFMNLLSGLPLLPYLVSILKEFGAPVNVEWTISFSMALSIVGSLMAVFLIRSLGKRFLTLFTLSICSVCYIAIGLIGVYWKNAEPLKSWTVLVLFLITILISSVGITPVSWTLVTEIFPAKSRNILCSVCTGVCFIITFFMTKYYPELSILVEFYNLFTIVGIVGLFGCIYFFFFLPETENKTLQEITEFFK, encoded by the exons ATGAATGAAAATAACCATTATCAATATGGCATAAAATCGACTTTAGCTCAg TGTTGGGCAATATCAGGAGTATGGTTCTTGCAACTCCAACTCGGTGCACAAGTCATGATATCCACCGTAGTTATTGGGGCCTTAGAGAATAACGCATCCAAAGACGTAAACGAATCTTTGAGTATAACAAGCGAAGAAGCATCTTGGTTCG CCAGTCTGTTATATTTGTTCACACCCGTGGGAAATATTCTATCTTTGCTTTTACTGGACCGATTTGGCCACAAGAAGTGTATGATACTGACAAACATACCGAGCATAATAGCACAGGTCATATTGTACTTCGCCGAAAACGTAAAAATACTGTACGCCAGCTCAATCCTGATGGCGTTAACTTTAGGGTTTTCCAACGCCCCGAGTCTCGCGTACGCCGGTGAAGTATGCGAACCAAAACTTAGAGGCGCTTTGACTTCGGCACTAAACGTATTTTACTATGGTGGATCCATAATTTTGACTATGGTGTACAGTATTACCATGCAATGGAGACAGACAGTGCTATTGACCACGGTGTTTCCAATTATGAccattgcaatattattaacg ACACCAGATTCTCCGATGTGGTTATTGGCCAAGGGAAAACATTCAAAAGCACACCGAAACCTCAGCCGGTTGAGAGGAAAAGTTTCGTAcgaaaaatgtgaaaatgaatTTCAAGAAATGGTCAGATACAACTCGCCCTCGAACAATGACGAACCGA atcaaaaagaaaatacaaatgCTTGGAAACATCTTTTCGAGCCTGAAGTCATAAGAGCTTTTCGTTTGATgacgatatattttttgttcatgAATTTATTGTCTGGTTTACCATTATTACCATATTTAGTATCAATACTTAAAGAATTTGGCGCACCCGTGAACGTCGAATGGACAATA tccTTCTCGATGGCTCTTTCTATAGTAGGAAGTTTAATGGCAGTTTTTCTAATACGTTCACTAGGCAAACGATTTCTCACTTTGTTTACGTTATCGATTTGCTCCGTTTGCTATATAGCTATCGGACTAATCGGTGTTTATTGGAAAAATGCAGAACCATTAAAATCTTGGACAGTACTGGTACTTTttcttattactattttaatttcatcaGTTGGAATAACGCCAGTTTCATGGACTCTTGTCACCGAAATATTTCCTGCAaa gagtagaaatattttatgcagTGTTTGCACGGGTGTCTGTTTTATCATTACTTTTTTCATGACAAAATATTACCCGGAATTGTCAATATTAGtggaattttataatttatttactatagttgGTATTGTTGGTTTATTtggttgtatatatttttttttttttctaccagaaaccgaAAACAAAACTTTGCAAGAAATCACGGAGTTCTTCAAATAG
- the LOC132952768 gene encoding facilitated trehalose transporter Tret1-like isoform X3: MISTVVIGALENNASKDVNESLSITSEEASWFASLLYLFTPVGNILSLLLLDRFGHKKCMILTNIPSIIAQVILYFAENVKILYASSILMALTLGFSNAPSLAYAGEVCEPKLRGALTSALNVFYYGGSIILTMVYSITMQWRQTVLLTTVFPIMTIAILLTTPDSPMWLLAKGKHSKAHRNLSRLRGKVSYEKCENEFQEMVRYNSPSNNDEPTSSTCRHNFIDQKENTNAWKHLFEPEVIRAFRLMTIYFLFMNLLSGLPLLPYLVSILKEFGAPVNVEWTISFSMALSIVGSLMAVFLIRSLGKRFLTLFTLSICSVCYIAIGLIGVYWKNAEPLKSWTVLVLFLITILISSVGITPVSWTLVTEIFPAKSRNILCSVCTGVCFIITFFMTKYYPELSILVEFYNLFTIVGIVGLFGCIYFFFFLPETENKTLQEITEFFK; encoded by the exons ATGATATCCACCGTAGTTATTGGGGCCTTAGAGAATAACGCATCCAAAGACGTAAACGAATCTTTGAGTATAACAAGCGAAGAAGCATCTTGGTTCG CCAGTCTGTTATATTTGTTCACACCCGTGGGAAATATTCTATCTTTGCTTTTACTGGACCGATTTGGCCACAAGAAGTGTATGATACTGACAAACATACCGAGCATAATAGCACAGGTCATATTGTACTTCGCCGAAAACGTAAAAATACTGTACGCCAGCTCAATCCTGATGGCGTTAACTTTAGGGTTTTCCAACGCCCCGAGTCTCGCGTACGCCGGTGAAGTATGCGAACCAAAACTTAGAGGCGCTTTGACTTCGGCACTAAACGTATTTTACTATGGTGGATCCATAATTTTGACTATGGTGTACAGTATTACCATGCAATGGAGACAGACAGTGCTATTGACCACGGTGTTTCCAATTATGAccattgcaatattattaacg ACACCAGATTCTCCGATGTGGTTATTGGCCAAGGGAAAACATTCAAAAGCACACCGAAACCTCAGCCGGTTGAGAGGAAAAGTTTCGTAcgaaaaatgtgaaaatgaatTTCAAGAAATGGTCAGATACAACTCGCCCTCGAACAATGACGAACCGA CAAGCTCAACATGTCGTCACAATTTTATAGatcaaaaagaaaatacaaatgCTTGGAAACATCTTTTCGAGCCTGAAGTCATAAGAGCTTTTCGTTTGATgacgatatattttttgttcatgAATTTATTGTCTGGTTTACCATTATTACCATATTTAGTATCAATACTTAAAGAATTTGGCGCACCCGTGAACGTCGAATGGACAATA tccTTCTCGATGGCTCTTTCTATAGTAGGAAGTTTAATGGCAGTTTTTCTAATACGTTCACTAGGCAAACGATTTCTCACTTTGTTTACGTTATCGATTTGCTCCGTTTGCTATATAGCTATCGGACTAATCGGTGTTTATTGGAAAAATGCAGAACCATTAAAATCTTGGACAGTACTGGTACTTTttcttattactattttaatttcatcaGTTGGAATAACGCCAGTTTCATGGACTCTTGTCACCGAAATATTTCCTGCAaa gagtagaaatattttatgcagTGTTTGCACGGGTGTCTGTTTTATCATTACTTTTTTCATGACAAAATATTACCCGGAATTGTCAATATTAGtggaattttataatttatttactatagttgGTATTGTTGGTTTATTtggttgtatatatttttttttttttctaccagaaaccgaAAACAAAACTTTGCAAGAAATCACGGAGTTCTTCAAATAG